A single genomic interval of Xiphophorus couchianus chromosome 2, X_couchianus-1.0, whole genome shotgun sequence harbors:
- the aldoab gene encoding aldolase a, fructose-bisphosphate, b: MPHAYPFLTPEQKKELSDIAQKIVAPGKGILAADESTGSVAKRFQSINAENTEENRRLYRQLLFTADDRIVPCIGGVILFHETMYQKTDDGKTFPQYLKERGMVVGIKVDKGVVPLAGTNGETTTQGLDGLYERCAQYKKDGADFAKWRCVLKITPTTPSKLAILENANVLARYASICQMHGIVPIVEPEILPDGDHDLKRCQYITEKVLAAVYKALSDHHVYLEGTLLKPNMVTSGHSCSHKYSNQEIAMATVTALRRTVPPAVPGITFLSGGQSEEEASVNLNAMNQCPLHRPWALTFSYGRALQASALKAWGGKKENGKACQDEFVKRALANSLACQGKYVSSGTSTAGGESLFVANHAY, translated from the exons ATGCCTCACGCATACCCTTTCCTCACTCCTGAGCAGAAGAAGGAGCTCAGTGACATTGCTCAGAAGATTGTCGCTCCAGGCAAGGGAATCCTTGCTGCAGATGAGTCCACAG GGAGTGTGGCTAAGCGCTTCCAGAGCATCAATGCTGAGAACACTGAGGAGAACAGGAGGCTGTACCGCCAGCTCCTCTTCACTGCTGACGACCGCATCGTCCCTTGCATTGGTGGCGTCATCCTCTTCCACGAGACCATGTACCAGAAGACCGACGACGGAAAGACCTTCCCTCAGTACCTGAAGGAAAGAGGCATGGTGGTCGGCATCAAGGTAGACAAGGGTGTTGTCCCTCTGGCCGGAACCAACGGCGAGACAACAACCCAGG GTCTCGATGGACTGTATGAGCGCTGTGCACAGTACAAGAAGGATGGTGCTGACTTCGCCAAGTGGCGCTGTGTTCTGAAGATCACTCCCACCACCCCCTCAAAGCTGGCCATCCTGGAGAATGCCAATGTCCTGGCTCGCTATGCCAGCATCTGCCAGATG CACGGCATCGTCCCCATCGTTGAGCCGGAGATCCTCCCTGATGGCGACCATGACCTGAAGCGCTGCCAGTACATCACTGAGAAAGTCCTGGCCGCCGTCTACAAAGCCCTCTCCGACCACCACGTCTACCTCGAGGGCACCCTGCTCAAGCCCAACATGGTCACCTCCGGACACTCCTGCTCACACAAGTACAGCAACCAGGAGATCGCCATGGCAACGGTCACTGCCTTGCGTCGCACTGTGCCCCCTGCAGTCCCAG GAATCACCTTCCTGTCTGGTGGCCAGAGCGAAGAGGAGGCCTCTGTTAACCTGAATGCCATGAACCAGTGCCCTCTGCACCGACCTTGGGCTCTGACCTTCTCATACGGCCGCGCCCTGCAGGCCTCCGCCCTGAAAGCCTGGGGGGGCAAGAAGGAGAACGGAAAGGCATGCCAAGATGAGTTCGTCAAGAGAGCTCTG GCCAACAGCCTGGCCTGCCAGGGCAAATACGTCTCCTCTGGAACCAGCACTGCTGGTGGAGAGTCACTGTTTGTGGCTAATCATGCTTACTAA